The following are from one region of the Apostichopus japonicus isolate 1M-3 chromosome 17, ASM3797524v1, whole genome shotgun sequence genome:
- the LOC139954796 gene encoding uncharacterized protein, producing MLVEFHKCQKQSDERYFHEENKWRREQREAEEKWRNESLAQEKKLVDSLTNFMTTMTSMVAAQRPPTPAATGWPTTVSMMNVRGPSQHGQPFSHHAQPTAFHYRRYANSSAFGYPNTPPPGPFAHPNYMPDETTGDQNAPGPSHDYQRNDPRL from the coding sequence ATGCTAGTGGAGTTTCACAAATGCCAAAAACAATCAGATGAAAGATATTTTCACGAAGAAAACAAGTGGCGAAGAGAGCAAAGGGAAGCGGAGGAAAAGTGGCGAAATGAGTCGCTAGCTCAAGAGAAAAAGCTTGTAGACAGCCTGACAAACTTCATGACAACCATGACTAGCATGGTAGCTGCCCAAAGACCACCCACACCAGCAGCGACAGGATGGCCAACAACAGTGTCGATGATGAATGTCAGAGGTCCATCGCAGCATGGACAACCATTTTCGCACCATGCCCAACCAACTGCCTTTCATTATAGACGATACGCCAACAGTTCTGCGTTTGGTTATCCCAATACGCCACCACCGGGACCATTTGCTCATCCAAATTATATGCCTGATGAAACCACTGGAGACCAGAATGCTCCTGGACCCAGTCACGATTATCAAAGGAATGACCCAAGATTATAG